A section of the Chelmon rostratus isolate fCheRos1 chromosome 16, fCheRos1.pri, whole genome shotgun sequence genome encodes:
- the smim13 gene encoding small integral membrane protein 13, giving the protein MWQSVGLTLLVIVATLVCALLFMLFGWYVVWQLFLSKFKFLRELVGDAGTPQAETQPSETKPERTVNASTRNRPRTARQRVASPEST; this is encoded by the exons ATGTGGCAAAGTGTCGGGCTCACACTGCTGGTCATTGTGGCCACACTTGTCTGTGCGCTGCTCTTCATGCTGTTCG GTTGGTATGTAGTCTGGCAGCTCTTCCTGTCCAAGTTCAAGTTCCTGCGTGAACTTGTTGGGGACGCTGGGACCCCGCAGGCCGAAACACAGCCGTCCGAAACCAAGCCAGAACGTACAGTTAACGCCTCAACACGAAATCGGCCCAGGACTGCACGCCAAAGAGTTGCCTCTCCAGAAAGCACTTAA